In a genomic window of uncultured Sphaerochaeta sp.:
- a CDS encoding SatD family protein codes for MNYYALVGDLKESRKSPDRKVLQEVLLAQVDAINSTYAEHVAAQLMVNAGDAFQGLFLSPAPMLEICDRIRYALADYCGVRMGIGFGAIETSIERTQSILSDGPAFWNARQALSLVREQDYYDTRTTALYTDVQGLQTITGLVNQVLVLQDQVTSRWKNTQLELAKHYLMHHGFEKVSQTQVAKEMSLRVQQVNTTIQAMGFFAYLDTRRETEQILIAGFGGSAL; via the coding sequence ATGAATTACTATGCTTTGGTAGGGGACCTGAAAGAGTCCCGAAAATCTCCTGATCGAAAAGTCTTGCAGGAAGTGTTGCTTGCACAGGTGGATGCCATCAACTCCACCTATGCCGAGCATGTGGCAGCGCAGTTGATGGTGAATGCAGGTGATGCATTCCAGGGCTTGTTTCTGTCCCCGGCTCCCATGCTGGAGATTTGTGACCGAATCAGGTATGCATTGGCAGATTACTGCGGCGTACGCATGGGCATCGGCTTTGGTGCCATCGAAACGAGCATAGAACGTACACAGAGCATATTATCCGACGGTCCTGCCTTCTGGAACGCACGGCAAGCCTTGTCTTTGGTCCGTGAGCAAGACTATTACGATACGCGCACCACCGCCTTGTACACGGATGTACAGGGACTTCAAACCATCACCGGCTTGGTCAATCAGGTGCTGGTGCTTCAGGATCAGGTAACCTCAAGGTGGAAGAATACCCAACTAGAACTTGCCAAGCACTATCTCATGCACCATGGATTTGAAAAGGTTTCCCAGACGCAGGTAGCGAAAGAGATGTCTTTGCGTGTGCAGCAAGTGAATACAACCATCCAAGCCATGGGTTTCTTTGCGTATCTGGATACGAGAAGGGAGACCGAACAGATTTTGATAGCCGGTTTTGGAGGTTCTGCTCTATGA
- a CDS encoding DUF3307 domain-containing protein, giving the protein MNTAALLVLGLHALGDFYLQSDKLARNKQQQYGALVQHSLLYALSFVPLLFLAPPIVFGILVISHLLIDTLKFLYQKIFRKTAMLFIVDQLCHGAVLAAVSLVYLPHLFLAQRSEYVLRIIVLLLWVAKPVSVMFTELFDRYRSVQATGTEGAGKVIGYLERLILAILLIVGQYGVIGWVIAAKTFSRSKQLSDSQAFSEYFLVGTLSSILATLSLYFLVFQW; this is encoded by the coding sequence ATGAACACTGCAGCCCTGTTAGTGCTTGGATTGCATGCATTGGGTGATTTCTATCTGCAAAGCGACAAGCTTGCCCGGAACAAACAGCAGCAGTATGGTGCACTGGTACAGCATTCGCTGCTGTATGCCCTTTCGTTTGTGCCCCTGCTTTTCCTTGCTCCCCCGATTGTGTTTGGCATACTTGTCATTTCGCATCTGCTGATCGATACGTTGAAATTCCTGTATCAGAAGATCTTCCGGAAAACTGCAATGCTTTTCATTGTCGACCAGCTCTGCCATGGTGCGGTGCTTGCCGCAGTATCGCTGGTTTATCTCCCCCATCTCTTTCTTGCCCAAAGAAGTGAGTATGTGCTGAGAATCATTGTGTTGCTCTTGTGGGTAGCCAAGCCGGTATCGGTCATGTTTACCGAGCTCTTCGACCGGTATCGAAGCGTGCAGGCAACGGGAACGGAAGGGGCAGGGAAAGTGATTGGGTACCTGGAACGGCTCATCCTTGCCATCCTTCTGATCGTGGGGCAGTATGGGGTCATCGGCTGGGTCATCGCTGCAAAGACATTTTCCCGGAGCAAACAGCTTTCCGATTCCCAGGCGTTTTCCGAATACTTTCTGGTGGGTACGCTCTCAAGCATCCTTGCAACCCTTTCGCTTTATTTCCTCGTCTTCCAGTGGTGA
- a CDS encoding aspartate aminotransferase family protein: MSKPIIDLPSILSHTAESKETYRSVINQTVDAILDSLQDGGAYQGSSVLELKDLVQKEQMLPKKGLGWDAVLSQVKTSILPNFLRTWSTNYMAHLHSPALLESIAAELIISTFNQSMDSWDQSPIATEVEIEVIRQLCTLYNLGETSDGVFTSGGSQSNLSALTLARDWYCNTVLGHDAKKYGLPAEYRNLRIYTSEVSHFSMEKSAHLLGLGYDAVRKVPVDAACRMDTKALSAMLAEDKKAGLLPFCVVATIGTTDYGSVDPVKELRAICDTEHLFLHADAAYGSAVQLSDTYKQRLGNLGLCDSITVDFHKMFLLPISCGAILIKDSELFSVFTLHADYLNREEDEEDGYTNLVGKSLQTTRRFDALKVWMAFQCRGKDGYEQIVNTCIGNATYFAKQVAADPGYELAIEPELSSVVFRLKGSCEVNKQVRRQLLHHHQVVIGQTVYAGKTFLKFTLLNPLVTHEHLDELITLIKHLGSQLQ, from the coding sequence ATGTCAAAGCCCATCATTGACCTTCCCTCCATCCTCTCTCATACAGCAGAAAGCAAGGAGACCTACCGTTCGGTCATCAACCAAACGGTAGACGCCATTCTTGACTCCCTCCAGGACGGAGGAGCCTACCAAGGCTCCTCGGTCCTGGAGCTGAAAGACCTCGTCCAAAAAGAGCAGATGCTCCCCAAAAAAGGCCTTGGATGGGATGCTGTGCTTTCACAGGTCAAAACATCCATCCTCCCCAACTTTCTCAGGACTTGGTCGACCAACTACATGGCGCACCTGCACAGCCCTGCCCTGCTGGAGTCCATTGCTGCAGAGCTGATCATCTCCACATTCAACCAATCGATGGACAGCTGGGACCAGAGCCCGATCGCCACGGAAGTGGAGATTGAGGTCATCAGGCAGTTGTGTACCCTGTATAATCTTGGAGAAACCAGTGACGGTGTTTTCACCAGTGGTGGCAGCCAGTCGAACCTGAGCGCCCTCACCCTTGCCAGGGACTGGTATTGCAATACCGTGCTTGGCCATGATGCGAAAAAGTATGGGCTTCCTGCAGAATATCGGAATTTGCGTATCTATACCTCTGAAGTCTCCCACTTCTCCATGGAAAAGAGTGCCCACCTGCTTGGCCTGGGGTATGATGCGGTACGCAAGGTTCCTGTCGATGCTGCGTGCAGGATGGACACCAAAGCCCTCTCTGCAATGCTTGCAGAAGACAAGAAGGCAGGCCTTCTGCCCTTCTGCGTCGTGGCAACCATCGGTACAACGGACTATGGTTCTGTGGATCCTGTCAAGGAGCTGCGCGCCATCTGTGACACCGAGCATCTCTTCCTCCATGCAGATGCCGCCTATGGCAGTGCAGTACAGCTCTCCGATACGTACAAGCAACGTTTGGGAAATCTTGGACTCTGTGACTCGATTACTGTCGACTTCCACAAGATGTTCCTGCTTCCCATCAGTTGCGGTGCCATCCTGATCAAGGACAGCGAGCTCTTCTCCGTCTTCACCTTGCATGCCGATTATCTCAACCGTGAGGAAGATGAGGAAGATGGATACACCAACCTGGTTGGAAAGAGCCTGCAGACAACCCGGCGCTTTGATGCGCTGAAAGTATGGATGGCATTCCAGTGCAGGGGCAAGGACGGCTATGAACAGATCGTGAACACCTGCATCGGCAATGCGACCTACTTTGCCAAGCAGGTCGCTGCCGATCCTGGGTACGAGCTTGCCATCGAGCCGGAGCTTTCCAGCGTTGTCTTCCGCCTGAAAGGAAGCTGCGAGGTGAACAAGCAGGTACGCAGACAGCTCTTGCACCACCATCAGGTGGTGATCGGGCAAACGGTGTATGCAGGAAAAACCTTCCTGAAGTTCACCCTGCTCAATCCCTTGGTGACACACGAGCATCTGGATGAGTTGATCACCTTGATCAAGCACCTGGGCAGCCAATTGCAATAA
- a CDS encoding diaminobutyrate--2-oxoglutarate transaminase family protein gives MNESTNQFYLDRQNNTESNARSYPRKFPIAIKQAKGSYLIDVEGNKYLDFLCGAGTLALGHNDSEVNQAMVEMLTQDAPLHTLDLTTPVKDTFVETLLSLLPEELKGHAKVQFCSPSGTDAVDAAIKLCKTATGRSSIIAFGGAYHGMGHGALALTGNLNAKNQVNGLMPDVHFFPYPYSYRCPFGLGGEAGVDAACAIFERTLKDPESGITKPAAVILETIQGEGGVIPAPIKFLQTVRRVTKELEIPMIVDEIQCGIGRSGKFFAFEYADIVPDVILASKAIGGSQPMSVVIYHKDLDAWQPGAHAGTFRGNQLAMAAGTVVMNRVSKPEFLAEVIEKGAMIEERMEALKQEVSIIGDIRSKGLMLGIEFVDPQGQKDQLGSLPPSGVIAAKVQKECFTNHLIMEKGGRYGSVMRCLCALNVTKDEVQLMLDITEKAIRKVDEDVKAHH, from the coding sequence ATGAACGAATCCACCAACCAATTCTATCTCGATCGCCAGAACAACACCGAATCCAACGCACGCAGCTACCCCCGCAAATTTCCCATCGCAATAAAACAAGCCAAAGGATCCTACCTCATCGACGTAGAAGGCAACAAATACCTCGACTTCCTCTGTGGAGCAGGTACGCTGGCCCTTGGTCACAACGACTCTGAAGTCAACCAGGCAATGGTGGAAATGCTTACCCAAGACGCTCCCTTGCATACCTTGGACCTCACCACACCCGTAAAAGATACATTCGTAGAAACGCTTCTTTCCTTGCTCCCCGAAGAACTCAAGGGACATGCCAAGGTGCAGTTCTGCAGCCCCAGCGGCACCGACGCTGTCGATGCAGCCATCAAGCTGTGCAAAACCGCCACCGGCCGCTCATCCATCATAGCCTTTGGCGGCGCATACCATGGGATGGGTCATGGAGCCCTTGCCCTTACCGGCAATCTCAACGCAAAGAACCAAGTCAACGGACTCATGCCCGATGTACACTTCTTCCCCTACCCCTACTCCTACCGCTGCCCGTTCGGTCTTGGCGGTGAAGCCGGGGTCGATGCTGCCTGTGCAATCTTCGAGCGGACGCTCAAAGACCCCGAAAGTGGCATCACCAAGCCCGCTGCAGTCATTCTTGAGACCATCCAGGGTGAAGGCGGTGTAATTCCCGCTCCCATCAAGTTCCTCCAGACCGTGAGAAGGGTCACCAAGGAACTTGAAATCCCCATGATCGTTGACGAAATCCAGTGCGGCATCGGACGCTCCGGCAAATTCTTCGCCTTCGAATATGCAGACATCGTACCCGATGTCATCCTTGCCTCCAAAGCCATCGGCGGGTCACAACCCATGAGCGTGGTCATCTACCACAAGGACCTCGATGCCTGGCAACCCGGTGCGCATGCCGGCACGTTCCGCGGCAACCAGCTGGCCATGGCAGCGGGAACAGTGGTCATGAACCGCGTTTCCAAACCGGAGTTCCTTGCTGAGGTAATCGAAAAAGGTGCTATGATCGAAGAACGCATGGAAGCGCTCAAGCAGGAAGTCTCCATCATCGGCGATATCCGCAGCAAGGGCCTCATGCTCGGCATCGAGTTTGTCGACCCCCAAGGCCAGAAGGATCAGCTCGGGTCGCTTCCTCCCAGTGGCGTCATCGCAGCCAAAGTGCAGAAAGAGTGCTTCACCAATCACCTCATCATGGAAAAGGGTGGTCGCTATGGTTCAGTCATGCGTTGCTTGTGTGCACTGAACGTTACCAAGGATGAAGTTCAGCTCATGCTCGATATCACCGAGAAGGCTATCCGCAAGGTGGATGAAGATGTCAAAGCCCATCATTGA
- a CDS encoding ATP-binding cassette domain-containing protein, with translation MTQTARAEIEISDTVVRMQNIGFSYGSKSLFSQLDLEIQRGNIYGLLGKNGAGKTTLLKILSGQLFPQEGSTMVLGEDPTKRKPSLLQEIFYLPEEFPLPKMKGSEYVKMRAPFYPRFDHAQFASFCKEFDVDLEQRLDQMSLGQKKKALLSFGLASNTALLILDEPTNGLDIPSKRQFRQTVASAMTENRTFIISTHQVRDMENLIDPIIILHDGSVIFNDAVASVSDKYVLNLTTKEPDMATAMYVEKVLGGWMVLNERSDESEGQPLDLETLFNVVIEKGKGGVR, from the coding sequence ATGACACAGACAGCACGTGCCGAGATCGAAATATCCGATACGGTGGTGAGGATGCAGAATATCGGCTTCTCATACGGCAGCAAATCCCTGTTTTCCCAGTTGGATCTTGAGATCCAGCGGGGGAACATCTACGGATTGCTTGGAAAAAACGGGGCGGGCAAAACAACCCTGCTGAAAATCCTGAGTGGGCAGTTGTTCCCCCAGGAAGGCTCCACCATGGTGTTGGGCGAAGACCCCACCAAACGCAAGCCTTCCCTGTTGCAGGAGATCTTCTACCTTCCTGAGGAGTTCCCCTTGCCCAAGATGAAGGGAAGCGAGTACGTCAAGATGCGCGCTCCTTTCTATCCCCGGTTCGACCACGCCCAATTCGCTTCCTTTTGCAAGGAGTTTGATGTCGATCTAGAGCAACGGCTTGACCAGATGTCCCTTGGCCAGAAGAAGAAGGCCTTGCTCTCCTTCGGGCTTGCTTCAAACACCGCGCTTTTGATCCTCGATGAACCGACCAACGGTTTGGACATCCCTTCGAAGCGGCAGTTCAGGCAGACGGTTGCTTCCGCAATGACGGAGAACAGGACCTTCATCATCTCCACCCACCAGGTAAGGGATATGGAGAACCTGATCGACCCGATCATCATCCTGCATGACGGTTCGGTCATCTTCAATGATGCGGTGGCTTCGGTTTCCGACAAGTACGTGCTCAACCTGACCACGAAAGAGCCTGACATGGCAACGGCGATGTATGTTGAGAAGGTTTTGGGTGGCTGGATGGTGCTCAATGAGAGAAGTGATGAGTCGGAAGGTCAGCCCTTGGACCTTGAGACGTTGTTCAATGTAGTGATCGAGAAAGGGAAGGGGGGTGTACGATGA
- a CDS encoding GntR family transcriptional regulator — MQFNTLSPIYLQIAQYMHDLILNRVWKDGERIPSVRDMAMELEVNPNTVIRTYALLQEEGTLENQRGIGYFTAKDARSLVLKKRRERFLKKEVPALFLTMETLGLTMEDLQMYADQLKQKGEDHEDKSQEE; from the coding sequence ATGCAGTTTAATACGCTTTCACCGATTTACCTGCAGATCGCCCAGTATATGCATGACCTTATTCTCAATCGTGTGTGGAAAGACGGTGAGAGGATACCCTCGGTGAGGGACATGGCCATGGAGCTGGAGGTGAATCCCAATACGGTTATCCGCACCTATGCGTTGCTCCAGGAGGAAGGAACTCTGGAGAACCAGCGGGGTATCGGATATTTTACGGCAAAGGACGCCCGTTCCTTGGTGCTCAAGAAGCGCCGCGAGCGATTCCTCAAGAAAGAAGTCCCGGCTTTGTTTCTCACCATGGAGACGCTGGGCCTTACGATGGAAGATCTGCAGATGTATGCAGACCAACTGAAGCAGAAGGGAGAGGATCATGAAGACAAGTCACAAGAAGAGTAA
- a CDS encoding lactonase family protein, producing the protein METLVVGSRVSAGQDGINVFSFNPKTGALSYKAGFSGIEQPTYQCYDHSRNILYSVSETETEGTVHAFSVEPDLSCRMLYAVPSKGGSPCHLSLNTPENCLGVANYADGVFTVLDVADQPSYLLSDSFAGKGQAHIHSSLWTKDGKTLFVADLGLDCIHCYQDNLSKRTRIDAPKGSGPRHMVLCCFEDTLFVAAELSSEVLVYRLDEPKPRLIQCISTLPRDFHGENTAADIHINKEHRQLYVSNRGHDSIAIFAIDRPSSTLHLITHAKTEKEPRNFTFSPDGSYILVANGSSNSVCVHRMETRTGIPRPCSNRLRIEQPVCLTFL; encoded by the coding sequence ATGGAAACACTAGTCGTAGGAAGCAGAGTCTCAGCTGGACAGGATGGTATCAACGTGTTCAGCTTCAACCCGAAAACCGGCGCACTGAGTTACAAGGCAGGATTCTCCGGAATCGAGCAACCGACCTATCAGTGCTATGACCACAGCCGGAATATCCTCTACTCAGTCAGTGAAACAGAAACTGAGGGGACGGTGCATGCATTTTCGGTGGAACCCGATCTTTCGTGTCGCATGCTGTACGCCGTTCCGAGCAAAGGAGGGTCTCCCTGCCATCTTTCACTCAATACCCCTGAGAATTGCCTTGGCGTAGCCAACTATGCGGATGGTGTGTTCACGGTGCTTGATGTTGCTGACCAACCTTCCTATTTGCTCTCTGACTCCTTTGCAGGCAAGGGCCAAGCCCATATCCACAGCAGCCTCTGGACCAAGGACGGGAAGACGCTGTTTGTTGCTGACTTGGGCTTGGACTGCATCCACTGTTACCAAGACAATCTCAGCAAGCGTACGCGTATCGACGCTCCCAAAGGATCGGGACCCCGGCACATGGTGCTCTGCTGTTTCGAGGATACCCTTTTTGTGGCAGCGGAACTTTCCAGTGAAGTGTTGGTCTATCGCCTTGATGAACCAAAGCCACGACTCATCCAATGCATCTCCACCCTCCCCCGGGACTTCCATGGGGAAAACACGGCTGCTGACATCCATATCAACAAGGAACACCGCCAACTCTACGTCTCCAACCGAGGTCATGACAGCATAGCCATCTTTGCCATTGACCGTCCTTCTTCCACCCTGCATCTGATCACCCACGCCAAAACTGAGAAAGAACCGCGCAATTTTACCTTCTCCCCCGACGGTTCCTACATTCTGGTCGCGAACGGCTCAAGCAACTCGGTCTGTGTTCACCGAATGGAAACAAGGACCGGCATCCCCAGACCCTGCAGCAATAGACTGCGCATCGAGCAACCGGTCTGCCTGACCTTTCTCTGA